One genomic segment of Sorex araneus isolate mSorAra2 chromosome X, mSorAra2.pri, whole genome shotgun sequence includes these proteins:
- the F8A1 gene encoding 40-kDa huntingtin-associated protein: MAASAAGLGVLGGGGAGGLGGGGSSGASGAGAGPVPEPGDFLARYRQVSNKLKKRFLRKPNVAEAGEQFAQLGRELRAQECLPYAAWCQLAVARCQQALFHGPGEALALTEAARLFLRQERDTRERLVCPAAYGEALQAAASALGAAVRLHVELGQPAAAAALCLELAAALRDLGQPAAAAGHYLRAAHMQLPLLPLAALQALGDAASCLLLARDYTRALAVFTHMQLLAREYGSRPGPPPPPLAAGPVPGSSMTPATGPPPTPPLQLPMPTSTASAAAEPSPALLGAFSDVLVRCEVSRVLLLLLLQPPPAKLLPEHARTLEKYSWEAFDGHGQESGGQLPEELFLLLQSLVMASHEKDTEAVKSLQADMWPLLSAEQNHLLHLLLQETVSPSGQGI; the protein is encoded by the coding sequence ATGGCGGCGTCAGCTGCCGGCCTGGGCGTCCTGGGTGGCGGCGGCGCCGGCGGCctgggcggcggcggcagcagtggCGCCAGCGGTGCCGGTGCCGGCCCGGTGCCAGAGCCCGGGGACTTCCTGGCCCGCTACCGCCAGGTGTCCAACAAGCTGAAGAAGCGGTTCCTGCGGAAGCCGAACGTGGCCGAGGCCGGCGAGCAGTTCGCGCAGCTGGGCCGCGAGCTGCGCGCCCAGGAGTGCCTGCCCTACGCGGCCTGGTGCCAGCTGGCCGTGGCGCGCTGCCAGCAGGCGCTCTTCCACGGCCCCGGGGAGGCGCTGGCGCTCACCGAGGCGGCCCGCCTCTTCCTGCGGCAGGAGCGCGACACGCGCGAGCGCCTCGTGTGTCCCGCCGCCTACGGCGAGGCGCTGCAGGCCGCCGCCAGCGCCCTGGGCGCCGCCGTGCGTCTGCACGTCGAGCTGGGCcagccggccgccgccgccgccctgtGCCTCGAGCTGGCCGCCGCCCTGCGCGACCTGGGCcagccggccgccgccgccggccacTACCTGCGCGCCGCGCACATGCAGCTGCCGCTGCTGCCCCTGGCCGCGCTGCAGGCGCTCGGCGACGCCGCGTCCTGCCTGCTGCTGGCGCGCGACTACACCCGTGCCCTGGCCGTCTTCACGCACATGCAGCTCCTGGCGCGGGAGTACGGCAGCCgtccggggccgccgccgccgccccttgCCGCTGGGCCCGTGCCCGGCTCCAGCATGACCCCGGCCACTGGGCCGCCACCAACGCCGCCACTGCAGCTGCCAATGCCGACATCCACAGCCTCTGCCGCCGCcgagccctcccccgccctgctggGCGCCTTCTCCGACGTGCTGGTCCGCTGCGAGGTGTCCCgcgtgctgctgctgctgctcctgcagcCGCCACCCGCCAAGCTCCTGCCGGAGCACGCCCGCACCCTGGAGAAATACTCCTGGGAGGCGTTCGACGGGCACGGGCAGGAGAGCGGCGGCCAGCTGCCCGAAGAGCTCTTCCTGctgctccagtccctggtcaTGGCCTCCCACGAGAAGGACACAGAAGCTGTCAAGTCGCTGCAGGCCGACATGTGGCCTCTGCTGAGTGCCGAGCAgaaccacctcctccacctcctgctGCAAGAGACCGTCTCCCCCTCGGGCCAGGGCATCTGA
- the LOC105942880 gene encoding histone H2A-Bbd type 2/3: MRHADQPRSTVHTTQRSRARANEGGDPTARPSSRADQPGSAIHRNQSQRSAIRGDLRESSRRQQIRGQRLHRSRSRSARAELAFSVSHVEHHLREGHYARRLSESAAVYMAAVIQCLTSKVLELARKEAHNRGCRRITPQFVDMAIHNNSLLCGLLGSTTISLVSPGC, from the coding sequence ATGCGTCATGCTGACCAGCCTCGAAGCACAGTGCACACCACGCAGCGCAGCCGAGCTCGAGCCAATGAAGGAGGTGATCCCACAGCCAGGCCATCAAGTCGTGCTGACCAGCCTGGAAGTGCAATTCATCGCAATCAATCTCAACGCTCAGCCATCAGAGGAGATCTTAGAGAAAGCAGCCGTCGACAGCAGATCAGAGGCCAGAGGCTGCACCGATCCCGCTCCAGATCCGCCAGAGCAGAGCTGGCTTTCTCTGTGAGTCACGTGGAGCACCACCTGCGGGAGGGCCACTATGCCCGGAGGCTGAGCGAGTCTGCCGCCGTCTACATGGCAGCCGTGATTCAGTGCCTGACGTCCAAGGTACTGGAGCTGGCAAGAAAGGAGGCCCACAACAGGGGCTGCAGGCGCATTACCCCCCAGTTCGTGGACATGGCCATCCACAACAACTCGCTGCTCTGCGGCCTCCTAGGCTCCACCACCATCTCCCTGGTGTCCCCCGGCTGCTAG